The Myotis daubentonii chromosome 19, mMyoDau2.1, whole genome shotgun sequence genome window below encodes:
- the PIWIL1 gene encoding piwi-like protein 1, whose protein sequence is MTGRARARARGRARGQEIVQHVGAAGQQPGFSQPRPQQPLSEVDLVGRGRQRGPVGATAKSQELQISAGFQELSLAERGGRRRDFHDLGVNTRQNLDHVKESKTGSSGIIVRLSTNHFRLTSRPQWALYQYHVDYSPLMEARRLRSALLFQHEDLIGRCHAFDGTILFLPKRLQHKVTEVFSQTRNGEHVKITITLTNELPPTSPTCLQFYNIIFRRLLKIMNLQQIGRNYYNPSDPIDIPNHRLVIWPGFTTSILQYENNIMLCTDVSHKVLRSETVLDFMFSLYQQTEEHRFQEQVSKELVGLIVLTKYNNKTYRVDDIDWDQNPNSTFKKADGSEVSFLEYYRKQYNQEITDLKQPVLVSQPKRRRGPGGVLPGPAMLIPELCYLTGLTDKMRNDFNVMKDLAVHTRLTPEQRQREVGRLIDYIHKDDNVQRELRDWGLSFDSNLLSFSGRVLQAEKIHQGGKTFEYNPQFADWSKETRGAPLISVKPLDNWLLIYTRRNYEAANSLVQNLFKVTPAMGIQMKKAVMIEVDDRTEAYLRVLQQKVTSDTQIVVCLLSSNRKDKYDAIKKYLCTDCPTPSQCVVARTLGKQQTVMAIATKIALQMNCKMGGELWRVDMPLKLVMIVGIDCYHDTTAGRRSIAGFVASINEGMTRWFSRCVFQDRGQELVDGLKVCLQAALRAWNTCNEYMPSRIIVYRDGVGDGQLKTLVNYEVPQFLDCLKSVGRGYNPRLTVIVVKKRVNARFFAQSGGRLQNPLPGTVIDVEVTRPEWYDFFIVSQAVRSGSVSPTHYNVIYDSSGLKPDHIQRLTYKLCHIYYNWPGVIRVPAPCQYAHKLAFLVGQSIHREPNLSLSNRLYYL, encoded by the exons ATGACGGGGCGCGCCCGAGCCCGAGCTCGGGGACGGGCCCGCGGCCAGGAGATCGTGCAGCACGTGGGCGCCGCG ggccagcagccagggtTCAGCCAGCCGCGACCCCAGCAGCCCCTGTCGGAGGTGGACTTGGTCGGCCGTGGGCGGCAGAGAGGACCCGTGGGAGCAACAGCCAAGTCACAAG AGCTCCAGATCTCCGCTGGGTTCCAGGAGCTCTCCTTAGCGGAGCGAGGAGGTCGCCGCCGAGATTTCCACGACCTCGGCGTGAACACCAGGCAGAACCTGGACCACGTGAAAGAGTCCAAGACCG GCTCCTCGGGCATCATCGTGAGGCTGAGCACCAACCACTTCCGGCTGACGTCGCGGCCGCAGTGGGCGCTGTACCAGTACCATGTTGACTACAGCCCGCTGATGGAGGCCCGCCGCCTGCGCTCCGCCCTGCTCTTCCAGCACGAGGACCTGATCGGGCGCTGCCACGCCTTCGACGGCACCATCCTGTTCCTGCCCAAGAGGCTGCAGCACAAG GTGACCGAGGTGTTCAGCCAGACCCGGAACGGGGAGCACGTGAAGATCACCATCACGCTGACCAACGAGCTCCCGCCCACCTCGCCCACCTGCCTGCAGTTCTACAACATCATCTTCAGGAG GCTCTTGAAGATCATGAATTTGCAGCAGATCGGACGGAATTATTACAACCCAAGCGACCCGATTGACATTCCAAACCACAG GTTGGTGATCTGGCCCGGCTTCACGACCTCCATCCTGCAGTACGAGAACAACATCATGCTGTGCACGGACGTCAGCCACAAGGTGCTGCGCAGCGAGACGGTGCTGGACTTCATGTTCAGCCTCTACCAGCAGACGGAGGAGCACCGCTTCCAGGAGCAGGTGTCCAAGGAGCTGGTCGGCCTCATCGTGCTCACCAA GTACAACAACAAGACCTACCGCGTGGACGACATCGACTGGGACCAGAACCCCAACAGCACCTTCAAGAAGGCGGACGGCTCGGAGGTCAGCTTCCTGGAGTACTACCGCAAG CAATACAACCAGGAGATCACCGACCTGAAGCAGCCGGTGCTGGTCAGCCAGCCCAAGAGGAGGCGGGGCCCAGGCGGCGTGCTCCCCGGCCCGGCCATGCTCATCCCCGAGCTGTGCTACCTCACAG GTCTGACGGACAAGATGCGGAACGACTTCAACGTGATGAAGGACCTGGCCGTGCACACGAGGCTGACGCCCGAGCAGCGGCAGCGCGAGGTGGGCCGGCTCATCGACTACATCCACAA AGACGACAACGTCCAGCGGGAACTGCGAGACTGGGGCCTGAGCTTCGACTCCAACCTGCTGTCCTTCTCGGGGCGGGTCCTGCAGGCCGAGAAGATCCACCAGGGCGGGAAGACG ttcGAGTACAACCCGCAGTTCGCGGACTGGTCCAAGGAGACGAGGGGCGCCCCGCTCATCAGCGTGAAACCGCTGGACAACTGGCTGCTGATCTACACGCGCAGGAACTACGAGGCGGCCAACTCGCTGGTCCAGAACCTGTTCAAGGTCACCCCGGCCATGGGCATCCAGATGAAGAAGGCGGTCAT GATCGAGGTGGACGACAGGACAGAGGCCTATCTGCGGGTCCTGCAGCAGAAGGTCACCTCCGACACCCAGATC GTGGTCTGCCTGCTGTCGAGTAACCGGAAGGACAAGTACGACGCCATCAAGAAGTACCTGTGCACCGACTGCCCGACGCCCAGCCAGTGCGTGGTGGCCCGGACGCTGGGCAAGCAGCAGACGGTGATGGCCATCGCCACCAAGATCGCCCTGCAGATGAACTGCAAGATGGGGGGCGAGCTGTGGAGGGTGGACATGCCC CTGAAGCTGGTGATGATCGTGGGCATCGACTGCTACCACGACACCACGGCCGGGCGGCGCTCCATCGCCGGCTTCGTGGCCAGCATCAACGAGGGCATGACCCG CTGGTTCTCGCGCTGTGTGTTTCAAGACCGAGGTCAGGAGCTGGTGGACGGGCTCAAGGTCTGCCTGCAAG CCGCGCTGCGGGCCTGGAACACGTGCAACGAGTACATGCCCAGCCGCATCATCGTGTACCGCGACGGCGTGGGCGACGGGCAGCTAAAGACGCTGGTCAACTACGAGGTGCCGCAGTTCCTGGACTGCCTCAAGTCCGTGGGCCGCGGCTACAA ccccaggctgacGGTGATCGTGGTGAAGAAGCGCGTGAACGCCCGGTTCTTCGCTCAGTCGGGGGGCCGCCTGCAGAACCCGCTCCCGGGCACCGTCATCGACGTGGAGGTCACCCGCCCCGAGTG GTACGACTTCTTCATCGTGAGCCAGGCGGTGCGCAGCGGCAGCGTGTCCCCCACCCACTACAACGTCATCTACGACAGCAGCGGCCTGAAGCCCGACCACATCCAGCGGCTGACGTACAAGCTGTGCCACATCTACTACAACTGGCCC GGCGTCATCCGCGTGCCCGCGCCCTGCCAGTACGCCCACAAGCTGGCCTTCCTCGTGGGCCAGAGCATCCACCGCGAGCCCAACCTGTCGCTGTCCAACCGCCTGTACTACCTCTAG